In Salvelinus sp. IW2-2015 unplaced genomic scaffold, ASM291031v2 Un_scaffold2542, whole genome shotgun sequence, the following proteins share a genomic window:
- the LOC139025351 gene encoding uncharacterized protein — MSVGMQEPPSRSPPSQSPPLQKPSHQSPPIRALHQSPRHQSPPIPTRAPHQSPPIPTRGPPIRALPSHQSPPIRPSSPPEPPHQSPPIPTEPPSSPPIPTRASHPLQNPIPPEPPSPPIPQSPPIPPEPHTPPDPPTRAPTPPEPPHRAPHPTRAPPRAPPTPPEPPTRALWDLIKKPSHQSPPIPTQSPPNQSPPIPTRAPHQSPPPSPEPPILTRAPPPEPPHPPPEAPHQSPMGPDQK, encoded by the exons atgtcagttgGGATGCAGG AGCCTCCCTCCAGAAGCCCTCCCTCCCAGAGCCCTCCCCTCCAGAAGCCCTCCCATCAGAGCCCTCCCATCAGAGCCCTCCATCAGAGCCCTCGCCATCAGAGCCCTCCCATCCCCACCAGAGCCCCCCATCAGAGCCCTCCCATCCCCACCAGAGGCCCCCCCATCAGAGCCCTCCCATCCCACCAGAGCCCCCCCATCAGACCCTCATCCCCACCAGAGCCCCCCCATCAGAgccctcccatccccacagagccCCCATCTAGCCCTCCCATCCCCACCAGAGCCTCCCATCCCCTCCAGAACCCCATCCCACCAGAGCCACCGAGCCCTCCCATCCCCCAGAGCCCTCCCATCCCACCAGAGCCCCACACCCCACCAGACCCCCCCACCAGAGCCCCCACCCCACCAGAGCCCCCCCACAGAGCCCCCCATCCCACCAGAGCCCCCCCACgagccccccccaccccaccagagCCCcccaccagagccctatgggacctgatcaaaa AGCCCTCCCATCAGAGCCCTCCCATCCCCACCCAGAGCCCTCCCAATCAGAGCCCTCCCATCCCCACCAGAGCCCCCCACCAGAGCCCCCCACCCTCACCAGAGCCCCCCATCCTCACCAGAGCCCCCCCACcagagcccccccaccccccaccagaaGCCCcccaccagagccctatgggacctgatcaaaagtaa